One segment of Deltaproteobacteria bacterium DNA contains the following:
- the rfaE2 gene encoding D-glycero-beta-D-manno-heptose 1-phosphate adenylyltransferase — MPEFDTRHKIMTWEAARQHVQAAQAQGQRVVFTNGCFDLLHAGHVYFLEAARSLGDLLLVGLNTDSSVQRLAKGPKRPLTPEADRAQILAALACVAGVVLFSEDTPLALIQTLKPDILVKGGDYNLEQIVGRQEVESWGGQVMIIPLIPDRSTSQLIARILSTAKLQK, encoded by the coding sequence ATGCCTGAGTTTGATACCCGCCATAAGATCATGACCTGGGAGGCGGCCCGTCAGCACGTGCAAGCAGCCCAGGCGCAGGGACAGCGAGTAGTCTTTACCAACGGCTGCTTTGACCTGCTGCACGCCGGACATGTATACTTTTTGGAAGCCGCCCGCTCTCTGGGAGACCTTTTGTTGGTGGGACTTAATACCGACAGTTCGGTCCAACGACTGGCCAAGGGACCCAAACGGCCCCTGACCCCCGAGGCCGATCGGGCTCAAATCCTGGCTGCCCTGGCCTGTGTGGCGGGGGTGGTATTGTTCAGCGAAGACACCCCGCTGGCCCTGATCCAAACCCTGAAGCCGGATATCCTGGTCAAAGGCGGGGATTATAATTTAGAGCAAATTGTCGGTCGCCAGGAAGTAGAATCCTGGGGCGGCCAGGTAATGATCATCCCCCTGATCCCTGATCGCTCCACCAGTCAGCTTATCGCTCGCATTCTGTCAACAGCCAAGCTGCAAAAATAA